The segment CCGGGGGCAACCTCTATGTCCTCGTCATGGCCGGGTATGTTGGTATAGGTGTGGTGCACCACATTGTGCGAGATGTTCCAGAGATAGGGATTTGCGCCAATGATATGGAATAGATAACTCAGGCTCTTGTTTACCCGGCTGCTTTTGGAAAAAGAGCCGTGAATGGCATCATGGCAGATATTGAAGCCAATAAAGGCCCCAAATGCTCCTAAAACCAAGGTCATTCCTACCGTAACCCACGTTCCGAACCAGCCGGAAAGGATAAGAAGGTACAGTGAAAAGAAGCCAATCAGGTAGAAAGCGGTTTTGATCCACATTAACGTGTTGGCGTTTTTTGATATTCCCTGCTCTTGAAAATAACTCTCCACATTTTGGCGAACCGTTGGAAAGAAGGCAGATTGATTGATGTTGACGAATCTTAATTTTTGTGACATGTACGCTGTGATGACTTTGGATTAACTTCTGGATTTAGTAATCCCAGAGCCTGTAGCGCTGCAAAAACACGAATCAGAAATGAAAAAGAAAAGAGATTGCTTTTGAGAAAAAAAGGGTAAAAGCACTGCCTTTTCGGAAATAGGGTAAGAGGTATTCTTACCCTTTAACGTTTATTTTGATAAAATAGTACCACAACCATGCCAGTATTTTTGTCTAGTAAAGGCAGACAGGATAGTGGTACTATAGATTGGGTAAACCTCAGTCTAAGGTAAGTTGTTTTATTTATTCCGCTTTTTTGATTTACCTTTTGTGTTATATTTTTTGAAAAAGTAGATCCCCATTGCCACAGATGCGCCAATGAAGGCCGCAGAGGTAAGCTTCTTATACCGGTTAGAGGAAGAGGGTTTGTCCTGCATTCTGGAGAGGTCTAAATAGGCAGGCCCTTCTAGCACACGACCATCTACGTCAAAGCGACTTCCGTGGCAGGGGCAATCCCAGCTTTTCTCGGCTTTGTTAAAGTGAACAAGGCAAGCCATGTGCGTACAGACTGCTGAAACCACGTGCAGTTTCCCAGTCTCATCGCGGTACGCCCCGTAATTTTTCCCGTCCAATTCAATGTTTTTGCCTTCCCCGGAATCAATGTCGGCAAGTTCTTCTACCTGGCTGCGGTAGGGCAGGTCTTTAAGGTACTGCACCATCACATCTACGTTTTCCTTGATAAACTTAGGAGCGGCTTTTAAAGGTTGGTGCCGGGTAGGGGAGTACATGTCGGCCCACTGGTTTTCCTTTCCAAGGATCAGGTCACTCAGGATCATGGCCGATAAGGTACCGTAGGTCAATCCGTCGGCTTCAAAACCAGTCGCCACAAAAATCTCTGAGCCGCTGTGCTTCCGTCCAATATACGGTAAGCTGTCGGCGGGTTTGTATTGCTGGGCAGCCCAGCGGTACTCCACTGCTTTCACGTCAAACCGCTGGCGCACGTACTCTTCCAGTTTCTGGAAGTTTTCTTCGTTGTCTTCTTTATGTCCTACCTTGTGAGATTCGCCCAAAACAAGCAGGAAATGTTCTCCGCGGTCATTGGTGTACGGACGCATGGAGTGGTGGTGCATGGCATGATAAGCCCAAAACGTACCCTCGAGAGGCAGAGAATTTAAGGAGACACCTAAGGCGTACTCGCGGTACGGGCCTAAGAGCGTGTGTAGAAACCAGATACCTTTGGGGGTATGGGTGGCGTGCACTACCTGTTTTGCCCGAACGCTGCCGTACTCAGTGCGCACCACGTTCATTTTGCCTTCTTCAATTTCCAGCACCTTGCTGTTCTCAAAGATGAGGCAATTGGATCCGGAGGTATGGGCTGCCAGTTCTTTCACGTAGGCCATGGGGTTGAACTGCGCCTGGTGGTCAAGCCGCATGGCAGAACTGATGGGGAAGGGCAGGGAAGAAGTAGTATCAAAATGCACGGGCAACCCGGCTGCCTGAGCTGTTTCAAACTCGTTTCTGATAAACGAATCCTCTTCCTGGTGCTCGGTCAGAAAGTAAAAGGGCACCCGTTTAAAATGGCATGCGATGGAATACCGCTGAACCAGGCTCTCTATAAAGTTTACCGCTGCATTTCTGGAGGCCGTTAACGCCGAAACGGTTTCCTGGTCATACTTGTCTTTGAGCTGGTGTAGGTATTCGCCCACGGGCGCGTACAGGTTTCCGGTGGAATGCCCGGTGGTGCTTTCGGCTACGTGCAGGGCTTCCAGAACCACCACCCGCTTTCCAGCCTTGGCCAGTAAATGCGCGGTGGTAATGCCCGTGATGCCTCCTCCAATCACAACGACATCAGCTATCAATTCTCCCCGAAGCGTGGGGTAAGGGGTTTCTTCGGCATCTTGTCGCCAGATAGAGGTTGTTTTCATAGTTTGGGGGTTCGGTTGCGGTTCAAAATGAGTGCTCCTATTTTTTTAACGCGATGTAGGAGAAAAGGTAGAGGTAATTGGAAGCAGATAAGTAAATTTGGAAGAAGAAAAACCATGTTTTTAAAACCTTTTTGGCTTTTCTTCCTCTAACCGGCGTTACCCCCAGACAAATGCAGAACTATTACACTTCCAAAATCATACTTATCACCGGTGGAGCCCAAGGTATTGGCCGTGGACTGGCCCAGGCGTTCGCGCTGGAAAAAGCCCAGGTGGTTATTACTGACCTGGATTGGGAGGCAGGGGCAGATGCTATGGCCTGGTTGCGGAAGCAGAATCTTCTGGTGGATTTCATGCCCTGTGATGTAAGCAAAGAAGAGCAGGTGCAGCAACTCATGAACAAGGTGCGGCAGCAATATGGCAAGCTGGACGTGCTCATCAACAATGCCGGCATTGCCTCACCCACCCGCAAGCCGTTAGCCCAACTCAAAGTAGAAGAATTTGACCAGGTACTGGCGGTAAACCTGCGGGGACCTTTCCTGTGCAGTAAGTACGCCTTGCCACTTCTAGAAAAGGGCACCAATCCTACTATCCTGAACATGACTTCTACCCGTGCCTTTATGTCAGAACCAGATACGTTTGGGTACACTGCCGCCAAAGGAGGCCTGGAGGCGCTTACACATTCTCTGGCCGTAAGCCTGGGACCTCAGCGGATTCGGGTGAACGCCATTAGCCCCGGTTGGATAGAAACCGGTCTCTGGCAGAAGGAAGGCCAGAAAGTAGAGCCACACCATAGCCAGGAAGACAAAGAGCAGCATCCTGTAGGGCGGGTGGGCACCCCCGAAGACATTGCTGAGGCAGCCCTTTTTCTGTGCTCAGACAAAGCCGGATTCATAACCGGCCAAAGCCTTACTATTGACGGCGGCATGACCGTGAAAATGGTTTACCACGAGTAGTTTAGGCCTTGTTTTCTAAAAACTGTCGCTAAACTTCAAGCCTGAGGAAAAGCCGGGCTTGAACTGATTTTAAGTGCTGGGACAAACCTTTATGGCTTGGTTTTCGCTAAACAGAACGGACCAAGTGAAGAAAGCCAATGCAAAGACCACCCGAAAATCCGCTCTTGTTGTATGTAACTGACCCCATGTGTGCCTGGTGTTATGGATTTACCCCCGTTGTCAGGAGATTAAAAGCACTTTGGTATGGCAGGCTTTCAGTGCAGGTGCTGGTAGGTGGTTTGAATCCATATGCGCAGGATGCCCTAGCTCCCGCAGACAAAGACAAGCTGGCCGTCAACTGGCACCGGTCACAACGGAAATCAAACCTGCCTTTTGATTACAGTTTTTTTCTGCAGAGAGACACTATCTATGACACAGAGCCCGCCTGCAGGGCCCTGCTGACCGTACGCCACCTTCGGCCTGGGTTATCCTTAGAAGTTCTGCGGGCTCTCCATTCTGCCTTCTTTGCCGATGGGCTGGATATCTCTGATCCTCATGTATTAGTGGAGGTGCTACGGCCTTTCGGGATTCCAGAGAACCTGTTCCTGGCCGTTTTTGAAACTGATGAAATCTACCACCAAACCCAGGAGGAGTTTCAGATGGTGACCCAAATGGGAGCCACCACCCTGCCTAGCGTGTACCTGGATCACGCTCAAGGACCGCGCCTTATCTCCCGAGGCTTCTGCGAACTCCCTGAACTAGAGGAGCGTCTGTTGCAAGCGTTGCAGATTCCTTATTAGGGATCAATGGGGAAAGGCTAGAAACATTTAGTAATCCCTGATCTCTCTTTTACTTCCGGCTCTTAATGAGATAGAAGAGAAACATAATGGAGAATTTTAATTAGTTACAATGACTGCTGAATTGGAATTTAGCAGAAGTTCCAGAAGTATTTTGGTTGACAAAATCTACCGCGTTTTCTAAGGCAGCTTGCATAATGTGAAAGGCATTGGCTTAAGTTACGTGAAAGCCAACATGGAAGCGTTCCAAGGCCAAGTAACTGTAGAAAGCACTGGGCAGCAGGGTACCTGTTTCCGGTTGGTGTTACCAGTTATTTAGAAAGATAGTTTAGGGTTGTTTTTAGGAAAAGGGGTCACTTTTTCAGCACCTCGTGGATCTTGTCCGAGACCTTGCTTACCTCCTCTGGGGTATGGTCTGGGAAGTAGTCAATGGCGCAGATTGATTTCTGCAAATCCAGTCTGCGGGCATAATGAATGGCAATTACGTGGTCTTTTTCATTCACGTAGAAGACGAGCGGCTGGTTCCCGAGGGACATGCCTACCTGTTCTAGTTTTTGGCAAAAGATGGTTTGCTCCTCGGTGAGGTAACCGCCGGCAATCACCTGAACCTCCTGCATGAGGGGTTCCAGATCGGTTAACAAGGTATTCAATTGCACCACTTTCATAACGCTCCGTTTAGAAAGTTAAATTACTTTTTCATTTCCTTCTTCATGTAACCGAATTGTTAACAATCTATTGAATATGTTATCTTATTGTTATCAATATTTTAATGATAATGAGTCATTCGGGTTTGGTGCGGAAAAACAAAAATGATTTAAATGATGTATCATCAAAAGAGCCATAACGCCTGAAACCATGGGAAAAAAGCCAGAAAGAGAAAAGAAACCTAAAGGTGCGGAGGGAGACAACCTGCTGAAGCAATTGAAAAAGCCGCTGAAGAAGATGGTGAAGCTTCAAGGACCGGAAAAAACCAGAGAGTTGGTTCAGAGCCTTATTTCTTCTATTGAAACCAAGCTTGAAGTAAAAGCGGCTAAGGATAAGATTGAGAAAGAGGCAAAAGCTGCTAAAAAGGCTATAGACAAAGAAACAAGAGAGGCACTTGCTGCTCTTGAGCAGCCTTTTTCAGCTGTTTCTGATACGGAAGCTAAGCCTCAGGAAGAAACCTTCCAAACTACTCCTGAAGCTACAACTGAAGAGAGTGAAACTCTAGCTGCCGAGGCTTCTCCTTCATCCGCAGAGGTTCCTCAAACAGAAGAGGTATCAAAAGTACCAGCCCAAAGAAGAGAAACCAAGCCCAGGACTGATGCCACACCAGTCAATGATCAGAGCGAAGGCTAGGTTTTATATTTGCCCTGTACTGTACTATAGTCTTCTCCTTAAATTAATTTGGAAAGGCCTTACTGCCCTTGCCCTTTGTGTATAAACAAGAGGCAAGGGCATTTATTTGTCTGCCTTGCATTCCCCAGCTACACACTTTTAACTATTCCTGGCGTTTCTAACCCATGATGTCCTGGAATTTGCCAGTTAATAAGGTTGCTTTGTGTTTTAAATGGTTTATTTAATTAATATCTTGACTATCAGTCAAGAGTGTCTAACCCAATCAAGTCATGTGTAATAGGAATAGTTATGAAAAAGAACTTACTAAACTTGCGTTGGGTAGTACTGGCGCTCTTTGTATTTACCAGTTGCGATTTTTCAGATGATGATCCGCAGCCAAATAGTAATGAGTATTTTGTTTCGGCTACCCCATTAAACACTGTCCCCAAACAGGCTTTGCAACTGTATGCCACAACCGCAGGGTTTGCCAATTTTGTCTCGTACATTGACTATGATGTAGAATTCTACCGCGTCATTTACAACACCACTTATAAAGGAAGTACCGTGCAGGCATCTGGACTGTTGTGTATTCCCAAAGATACCCCGGCACCTCCGGCTTTGGTCAGTGCCCAGCACGGAACCATGTTTGTTGACGATGATGCCCCTTCCAATTTCCCTAAAACCTTTTCAGGCTTTGAGCTTTTTGCCACGGTAGGCTACATCACCGTCATTCCAGATTACATAGGATATGGAAATACCAAAAACATTGTGCACCCTTATTATGATGAAGCGCACACCGCAGGTGCAGTAGTGGACATGATTAAGGCGGTGAAATTCTACCTGGACCGGGAAGATATTGCAACCAACAACAACCTGTTTCTGGTAGGGTATTCTGAGGGTGGGTATGCTACCCTGGCTGCCCAAAAAGAGATAGAAAGCAACGCAGAGCATGAGTTAGAACTGACCGCCGTGGCAGCTGGCGCCGGAGGGTATGATCTAATTGGGATGATGAACACCATTGCCACCGTGCCCACTTACGGGGAGCCTTCGTTTCTGCCTTTAATCTTGCACGGCTACAACGTTACCTACGGCTGGAACCGCCCTTATACCGATTTCTTCCAACAACCGTATGCAGGGAAAATTCCAGGACTGCTGGACGGCACCAAAGACCGGGAAGAAATTAACAGCGAACTAACCATTTTACCCGCTGACTTGTTTAACCCTACCTTCTACGCCAACCTAAGAAACCCCTCCGGTGAGCCTGTGTTGAAACAAGCATTGATTGACAACAGCCTGCTGGATTGGGTACCCAAAGCGCCCACCCGCCTTTACCACGGCACCCAAGACGAAGCCGTTTTCTACCAAACCACGGTTACTGCCTACGACCGTTTCAGGGCCGCCGGTGCCACTAACGTTTCTTTTGTTTCCATCCCGAACGGCACGCACAGAGGCAGCATTGAGCCTATGTTCCTTGATGCCCTGCCTTGGCTGGCTTCCTATGACAACTAAGAAATTGGATACCAGCATCAGGTGTTGAAGGTAGGAGGGGGAGCATGGCAAGAGAAAGGTTAGCCTTTCCAGGCACTTTTTCTGAAATTGGACAGTAAACCGCTAGTCCTCCGCATGAGTACGCCTCTTAAAAACGTCTATTCCTTTCAGTTCTTTGACCAGTTGGCAGACGTTCTGCAAACTGTGCTTCCGTCTTTCTATAAAGAAGAATTCTTCAGCCGAATCTTTTCTGAGGAGTGGGAGAAGAAAGAATTGAAGGAACGCATGCGGCATACTGCCCAGGTCTTGCATCATTTTCTGCCACCTGCTTTCCCTGAGGGAGCGCAGGTGATACAGCACATCATCCGAAGGTTGCAGGAAGAGCAGTTTCCGGTGCAGCACGTAGAGTTCATGTTCTTGCCAGATTACGTGGAGTTGTATGGGCTGGAGGAGGTGGAGACGTCCCTTCGGGCCATGGAAACCACTACGCAATTCATTAGCTGTGAATTTGCCATCAGGCCATTTTTACTCCGTTATCCGGCGAAGGTGATGGCTCAAATGCAGGTATGGTCCCTCCATGAGCACCATGCAGTGAGAAGGTTCGCAAGTGAAGGATGTCGTCCCCGATTACCTTGGGCTATGGCTTTGCCCTTCCTGAAGCGTGATCCATCGCCTATTCTGCCTATCCTGGAAAACCTGAAAGCAGATACTTTTGAGTTTGTGCGCAGGAGCGTGGCCAATAACCTGAATGACATCTCCAAAGACCATCCGGCCTTGGTGCTGCAGTTGCTGTCACAATGGAAAGGGCAAAGTCTGCAAACAGATTGGGTAGTAAAGCATGGTTGCCGCACCTTGCTTAAACAAGGGCACCCAGAGGCGCTGCGGCACTTTGGCTATGACGGAGACACCCACCTGCGCTTACAAGACTTTCAGGTATTAACCCCAGAAGTAGCTTTAGGGAAAGACTTGCAGTTCTCTTTTGTGCTGAAAAACACGTCAGAACTTCCCCAAAAAGTCAGGCTGGAATATGGCGTGTATTTTCAAAAGGCGAATAAAACTCTATCCCGTAAAGTTTTCAAGATCAGCGAGCGAGTATACGCCCCAGTGGAGGAAACCAGCATTACCCGGCGGCAGAGTTTCAAATTGATCACCACCCGCAAGTACTACCCCGGACCACACCGCGTGTCCCTGATTGTGAACGGACAGGAAAAAGAAATCGCAAATTTTACATTACTCCCTTAGCACCACGGCACAGATTCAATTGGAAGATGACCCTCGCCCCACTGAAGTTACAAACTTCAGGTCATGGTAGGTCCAAGTTAAAAACTTGAACCATGGAGAGTAGAGGAGATTAAGAGGGAAACAGCCTTTGCTTTATATTTCTACTTTCCCTTGTTCCAGTCTTTCCATCGAGCGCCTCGCTTTTGGCCATGGATAAACAGAAACTAAGAGAGATCTACTGCTCAGGCCGAAAGGGCAGTGCGAGAGGGGAAGACGAGGCCTCGCGGCCGTGAGCACTCGGAGGGCAGCTATAAAACAACCAAGCATAAGGGCCTCGCATTAACCTGTTCCTACGCCAGCAAAAGCCAACCAGGATTACACATGGAAGTGTAAACTATAAGATTTATCATCAAATCATTCCGTCTCTGGTTTCCGCTGTTTCTTTTCTGCTTTTTCTGCTTTTCTCTCCGCCTTCTTATCATTATTAATCTTCTTCATTTCCTGAACCACATTGATTTCCCCCGTTTTCACCGCATCCATGTGAATAGTGCCCACTACATCACTTTTAGGCTCCAGCACCATATAGGTTTTCATGTTGTACTTCCAAACCTGGTCGCCGGTAAGAGTTTTGAAGGTGGTTTTAAGTGGTTTCTTCACATCTGAGACGGCCGGAATATGGATAGAGGTGACGCTGCGGGCTTTAACCAGGTAATCTTTACCAGTTCCGCCAACAGAACTCATTTTCTCGGGGAAGTCAAGGGTCATCTTCATGTCCCGAATGTAGAAGTCAAAGTCATTCGGGTTGTCCAGGTTCATGGTCATCACCATTTCCATTTCATCCAGCCCAAAGTCAGTGATTTTGATATTGGAAACAGTGGCGCCGGGCAAGGCCGGAATGATCATGTCTAAATCCTCGTTAATATCAAACTTCCGTCTGCCAAACAGGGGAACATCAGCATATGCCTCTATGTGCGCCCGTACTTTTTCCCCTTCCTTCACCTGCCGCCGAACAAGTTCGCGGGTTTTGTTGTGGTTCATGGTCATGGGAATTTTCATGGTCTGCTTTTTCTGGCTCGCATCGCGTTCAAAGCTTTTCTGCCCTTGCGCCACACTGGTGTTGTAGAGTTTGAAGTCATAGGTGACGCTGTCCACAAAAGAAGATACCAGTGAGGGAGTGACATCCATCAAAACATTCATGGTGGCGGTTTCCTCATTGATGCGCGTATCCGTTACCCGTATGTTGTCAATTTTAGGGGCAAGCAAAGAGACCAGTTTTTTGGTAGGGGTAGTAACAATGATCACGCCTGCTATCACTATCAGTAACAAGAGGAGCAGTAATGTAACTTTGAGAGCTTTTTTCATTTTAAATAGTTTTGCAGTAGGGGTTTGCAATAGAAAGCAAAGAGCTATTAAAATAACGGTAAGCAACTGAAGGAGTTAAGTGATAAGTAGTATTCCCGTATTTATTCAGACCTACTTCGTGGTTTCTCTGTACAGGAGCTTGTTTTCCTTCATGATAATTGGCAAATACATGTAGTGCCGCTTTTAAATTTTTTGGTTTTTGACAGGGGGTATATCTAGTATCTGTTGATTTTGATGTAGGTTCTGTAAAATGAGCAGAAAACGCCCACTAGACTCCTCTTGCCTCTGCCACCCTAAGGCTTTTAAGTAAGCTTAGCATCATCTCGTTTGAGGTGCTTTCTGGGAAAACTGCCACAAATGAGGTAGCCAGAAGATTTGCGTGTTTGTAGGTTTACAAAACCTGCGCCAATTTCTTCAAAATGAGTTTGAAAGCTGAAT is part of the Rufibacter tibetensis genome and harbors:
- a CDS encoding alpha/beta hydrolase family protein, encoding MKKNLLNLRWVVLALFVFTSCDFSDDDPQPNSNEYFVSATPLNTVPKQALQLYATTAGFANFVSYIDYDVEFYRVIYNTTYKGSTVQASGLLCIPKDTPAPPALVSAQHGTMFVDDDAPSNFPKTFSGFELFATVGYITVIPDYIGYGNTKNIVHPYYDEAHTAGAVVDMIKAVKFYLDREDIATNNNLFLVGYSEGGYATLAAQKEIESNAEHELELTAVAAGAGGYDLIGMMNTIATVPTYGEPSFLPLILHGYNVTYGWNRPYTDFFQQPYAGKIPGLLDGTKDREEINSELTILPADLFNPTFYANLRNPSGEPVLKQALIDNSLLDWVPKAPTRLYHGTQDEAVFYQTTVTAYDRFRAAGATNVSFVSIPNGTHRGSIEPMFLDALPWLASYDN
- a CDS encoding FAD-dependent oxidoreductase, which gives rise to MKTTSIWRQDAEETPYPTLRGELIADVVVIGGGITGITTAHLLAKAGKRVVVLEALHVAESTTGHSTGNLYAPVGEYLHQLKDKYDQETVSALTASRNAAVNFIESLVQRYSIACHFKRVPFYFLTEHQEEDSFIRNEFETAQAAGLPVHFDTTSSLPFPISSAMRLDHQAQFNPMAYVKELAAHTSGSNCLIFENSKVLEIEEGKMNVVRTEYGSVRAKQVVHATHTPKGIWFLHTLLGPYREYALGVSLNSLPLEGTFWAYHAMHHHSMRPYTNDRGEHFLLVLGESHKVGHKEDNEENFQKLEEYVRQRFDVKAVEYRWAAQQYKPADSLPYIGRKHSGSEIFVATGFEADGLTYGTLSAMILSDLILGKENQWADMYSPTRHQPLKAAPKFIKENVDVMVQYLKDLPYRSQVEELADIDSGEGKNIELDGKNYGAYRDETGKLHVVSAVCTHMACLVHFNKAEKSWDCPCHGSRFDVDGRVLEGPAYLDLSRMQDKPSSSNRYKKLTSAAFIGASVAMGIYFFKKYNTKGKSKKRNK
- a CDS encoding DsbA family protein gives rise to the protein MQRPPENPLLLYVTDPMCAWCYGFTPVVRRLKALWYGRLSVQVLVGGLNPYAQDALAPADKDKLAVNWHRSQRKSNLPFDYSFFLQRDTIYDTEPACRALLTVRHLRPGLSLEVLRALHSAFFADGLDISDPHVLVEVLRPFGIPENLFLAVFETDEIYHQTQEEFQMVTQMGATTLPSVYLDHAQGPRLISRGFCELPELEERLLQALQIPY
- a CDS encoding DNA alkylation repair protein; translated protein: MSTPLKNVYSFQFFDQLADVLQTVLPSFYKEEFFSRIFSEEWEKKELKERMRHTAQVLHHFLPPAFPEGAQVIQHIIRRLQEEQFPVQHVEFMFLPDYVELYGLEEVETSLRAMETTTQFISCEFAIRPFLLRYPAKVMAQMQVWSLHEHHAVRRFASEGCRPRLPWAMALPFLKRDPSPILPILENLKADTFEFVRRSVANNLNDISKDHPALVLQLLSQWKGQSLQTDWVVKHGCRTLLKQGHPEALRHFGYDGDTHLRLQDFQVLTPEVALGKDLQFSFVLKNTSELPQKVRLEYGVYFQKANKTLSRKVFKISERVYAPVEETSITRRQSFKLITTRKYYPGPHRVSLIVNGQEKEIANFTLLP
- a CDS encoding SDR family NAD(P)-dependent oxidoreductase; this encodes MQNYYTSKIILITGGAQGIGRGLAQAFALEKAQVVITDLDWEAGADAMAWLRKQNLLVDFMPCDVSKEEQVQQLMNKVRQQYGKLDVLINNAGIASPTRKPLAQLKVEEFDQVLAVNLRGPFLCSKYALPLLEKGTNPTILNMTSTRAFMSEPDTFGYTAAKGGLEALTHSLAVSLGPQRIRVNAISPGWIETGLWQKEGQKVEPHHSQEDKEQHPVGRVGTPEDIAEAALFLCSDKAGFITGQSLTIDGGMTVKMVYHE